CAAGAGTTTCtacggggggaaaaaataagacatttttttgttttgttttgtgtgtttaaagcatatgacggagtattagggccacattaaaaaatatatatatatacagtatatatctgagatttcgagaataaagtcgtaaatttcagagaaaaaaaagttgtaagactattctcgtaaattgatgactttattcttaaatatttacaactttttttctcggaaatttacgacttcattctcgaaaTCGCTGATTATACTTTTACATCTACATGTGTGGCTTTACAAAAGCCTTTCCAGTACGTGGACCTCGacggaaaatgtttggacaccaaacattttcataaatgaatgaataagcgATTAAACTTTACAAAGAAAATTGTCCCTGAATATTTCGGTTGCGGGTACAATGAATTAATGAAAAAGAAATGCTAATATGAACATCTAGTATGGAAAGCAGGATTGGAATACCTTCACACAGGCGATGTAGGCAGGATTGAGGTCTTGTCCTCCAAGTCGCACAGGCACCAGGAGGATGACAGACTTCCACGGCGCAATAGTTTCAGCTGGGATGCCAGAAGGCGGCCCGCACAGTGCTTTCACATCCTCTTTGTAGACTGAAATGCATGCATGAAAGACACTGATATGCATGAAAAGCCAAACATGGTAAAAGTAAAGTTGTACTTGCAGAGCAGGAGAGAGTGACTACTGTATGTATCGACAAGTTTCCAAAGAAGAATAACTAACTGGTGCAATCTTGGGCAACATAGACGACAAGATTGGGAGGAAGAGTTGATGCTTCAGAAGCTTTCCTGAAACAAAATGACATCAAGCATTTCCGACTGACGACATAAATACTGCATGTAGCTACTGTAGAGCTGAGCTGTACGCAAGGCCGGGAATTACCCACCTAAGGATATGTGCCACGATGGAGGGGCCGTACCAGTCCCCTGCCTTCTTCCCCAACGTTTTGCCTAACTCCACCAGCTGGTGTATCCCAAAGGGAGCCGAGGGGTGATCTGCAAACCATGACACCACCCTCCTGTGTGTGGACTCCATGCGTCTGTCCAAGAGGGAACCCAAGCTCAGTGTTCGACCCCTCTTGCTGAGCCCTTTGGAATTTTGTATACACACTCCAGTGGTTTCAGGGCGGATCTCTGGGAGATCCATGTCGTCTTTGAACACATGGTGGCTAACAGAGCTTGTCAAGCCTGGAATAAACAGAAGACAAGATAAAGAGGAACATACTTTAATCGTCTCCATGTAGTGCAGTTCCCTTTCTGCcattggacacaccttctcattcaatgcgtcttctttattttcatgactatttccAGATTCTCAAAAACTACGAATGAACGCATGTGCAATGTactaaacaaaaaagtgtgaaataactctaaatatgtcttatgttATAGACTTAGATTTTATGTCTTATCATTTTTTTTGATAGCGTTGCAAACCCTTGTTGTTCTCTCAACGAGCTCCATGAGGttttcacctgaaatggttttcacgtcacaggtgtgccttgtcagagATGCTTAGTGGGATTTCTTGCCTGGTTGCCTGATTTTTTTGCCTAACCCGCTAACActtgtccaaacctttggcctgtGCTGTCCAAATAAACTGATGGGAATGTATCTAGAGCAACTACTCAGACACTCCTGGATTTGTAATGCGTCTTCTGCTTTTCTGCTCCATCGGGATTCTTAAACCACTACCACTATGCATCACCAAGTCCAAATCCTTAAaattacttacagtatttatgaACTACAGCATTGACAGTAAATCCCTGCCTATTCTCTgatttacataaataaataaataattactttttgaattgtaactgcagctatgaatccaccactctctcacaagtcaattcactcaacattttctaaCATGAAgatgcctgtaattgtttcttgATGTGTAAAACGCcatttgaaatgtgtttaataactgtgagaggcaAACTATAGTGTTAAGAGTATAAAAAATTCagcatttttagggctttttatgggtgtgtCCATCTTATTATAATGACAGTTAGTGCCATCTGAAGAATATAGCATTGACTTTGGTTGTcaagttatgacttttttttaatgtatcatTATTATAAAGGTATAAACAACATAAAGAACTGCGACCACATAAATAGACTttatagatttttaaaatagCCAAAGAAGTCaggatacatactgtacattgtgcCATATACTTATGTATTTAAGTAAATAGGCTACATTTCGTGTCATAGTTAAACTGGATCAGCTCTTAACACACTTTTTTGGGTGTCGTCATGTACCTGTATGAACAACTAGAACAGGTGTGTTCAAAGTGCAgttcgggggccatttgtggtccgcggttgtttttttttattggcccgtgccacattctaaaaatataacttaacaaggaactaaaaaaacaacaacaacaaaaaacaacagcaaacatggaaaaatcagcagtcattttacaagaataaagtcaaaagaaaaaaattcctccaaagaggaaaaagaaaagtcggaattttacgagaataacgtaatattccaaaaacatgcatgttaggttaattggtgactctaaattgtccataggtatgactgtgagtgtgaatggttgtttgtctatatgtgccctgcgattggctggcgaccagtccagggtgtaccccgcctgtcgcccgaagtcagctgggataggctccagcatgcccccgcaaccctaatgaggagaagcggtatagaaaatggatggatggatggaatattatggggaaagtaaatcataatatgagaaaaaaacaaaacaaaaagtaacatttttcaaaaattaggttggggaaaaagttataatacagtattatagaaataaagtcaaaatgttatgtgaataaagacataattaccagaagaaagtagaaatagaAAGTAGAAATAGTTGGACAATTTATATATAACTTATTAGAATATCTACTgcattgctttacaaaatatcaaagtgaccctcggattctttcattttttagtatgtggccctctgtgaaAAAGATTGCAGGTTGATTCGATTTATTCACTCATTCAATGTAGAGTAAAATCTAAATAACTGACATGGCAGTGAGCTTGTGTGATGTCACCTTGTGGCATAAGATGTAAAAGAAGCCCTCGCGCCAACAACATCTGCCCTGTGCGGAGAAGACAGCCCCAGCCGCTGTCAGTGGTCAGTGAGCAGCCTGGCAGCTGAGGGAAACCTCGTCTGTATGTCAACCACAGAAGAGACGCGAAAGAGTGGTGGAAACGCTCACTCTGACCTGACATGACAATATCACACAACACCATTATCCTGCATAGCAATGAGACATCCTGCTGCATGCTTGAATGGCAGAAGTAATCGCACCTTTATCATTAAGATTATATGAATTTCCCAACATGATCACAGGAGAGGTCTTCCTGAAAGTAGATTTCTGTTTTAAGGACCAGCctaaaataaagaagaaaaaaagatctTAAAGAGACCAAATCTTATCACACAGCAATAAAATCAGATTCCACTGCAGACAGACCATATTTGACACTGTTCCACGCTGAGACCAACTTGGATGTGAGTTTGCTTCTTTCCTCTGTCTCTTCTCTACTCCCTTCCGGGCTCTGAGAACCAGCTGAGGTAGAAGAGACGACGAGCCAGTCGTCCATAAATTCATCTGCAGGGGACGGGAACTCAGAGCAAGTCGAGGAGGCCCTCTGATTCATCACTGGCAGATCTGAGCAAGACGAACCATAAGGGGACACTCCTTATGGCCATAGCAGCTGCGTATGCAAATGAGGAGACATGACATGTGATGGCTTGAAACAAACAAGTTCCTCCTCCTAATCTGATAATGTGAATATTAGCTAAATCAATGTGAATAATTACCTGTGACAGGAAAGAAAGCATGTGACTGCACCCTGTGACTCAAGGAATTTCAGATATTTAGCTACAGTAGAGAAGGAGACATTCTTTCCCATATTTGTATCATCGCATcatgtcattttggaaaaagtatTCCAAGTACTATAAGATGCaccataaaaaacaaataaatgcatacaaaataCGAACATTAATTTGCTATATCAAATAGATGGCGTACCTATTATCACGTGACGTACTCAACACTCAACCGCCAAACCtcataaaataaattgaaataaatcattaaaaaaaacaacctaaagCGGGAATCGACCAGAAATACGTGGTAATAATGAATATAACGCCTTGTCTGATATGGCACGTCACTGATTTTCATACCTACAGTAACTATCGAACATGTCATTTAGACAAAGTTTACACAAACTCGACTGAAGCATTTCAATAACGCTGCTGGTGAGTGGCAGTATTGTTCTCACCTTCATCGAGAGACTGTCTTCCTATAACCTATAACGACTACATTTGTCCGTGAAATTCACAGCAGAGCAATTTATTATCGTTAACACTACAATACAGTACTCACTACTCAGCGAACCAAGCCATTAGCGTCTACTTCCTTGTTTACGTTGGGAGTGAGTAAACTCGTCTGTGATTGGTCGACAGAGGACCAATGACCTTCTAACCTTCGTCCATCTACGGAAGAGCCAAACAAATTGTAtttatgtgcacttttttttccaacatatGCTCATAGTTTTTATGCTCAACATGACTTTATAATTACGTGCGTATCCTATGGCCTGGACAGCAATAAGTAGCACCCCCACATAAATTAATATTTGTTGTGCAATGCTTTTTGTTACAACTCAATATATTATATGAATTACTACCCATAATATACGGTGAAAGCCGGAGCATACAATGGACAGGCTCCCTCTACTCTGCCTCCCTAGCTTAACCCAACCCAACTTgagacagacggccgccccaGAGAGATTTTCCTTGCCTCAATCGCCAAGTTCTTGCCCACGTGgggttcagttggttctctgaAATGTGTGGAGTGTGGGTCTCAACCTGCTCCGTATGTAAAATGTCTTGAGATAACTTCTGTTATAAATTGGCGCTCTATAAATAAAACTGACTTGACTTAACTCCAAAAATTAGACCggttttacataaaaaacagTAATGTATGTCAATACTGCAGGGCGAGGTGCTGcacttttgtacattttgtacatcaggggtgtacATTTAGGGCCgtatactgaaaaattaaagcaTGTGGGCAGCACTCtgatatatattaatatatgtatgtatattaaattttgtaaaaaggcttagATTTTTTTATCTGTTCAGTTCCtcgttagagaacagcaagttgtgcaaaaaatTACTGAAACATTCAATGGTTGGATATTTGTGGtgtgtgcttgtttgtttttatttatatgtaaatcTGTAACTTAAATGCATGAATATCATAATCAGTCTAATTGGTAAAACCCCAAgaaaaacaagccaaaaaaagAATCAATTCCAACTCTTACGTTACACGCAAAAATTTAATGCGAAAACATGTCAGTTCCGTCTACCCCTACACAGCACATGGGATCAAATAAAAAGTCAGAAGCTGATATGAAATTTCAAAAATATGATCAGGTTTCTCACGAAGGAGCAACACAAATCACTCTTTGGCTGCCACGTGACAAGTCCTCCCCAAGATGGCAGTGTAACATAAGCCTAACTGTTTTAAAGGACTGTTCTTTTTCACCACACACGGACAGACATgactttgaaaatgtactaaagtGGAAGCACAGTTGTcctttacaaataaaacatccTACACACGTAAGCCCTATCTTGATTCTGAACAGTTCTGAAAGGATGGCGTTTTAATAAAGACGACAGGTAGGGTGGATTGATAAACATTGACAACATGACCACAACTAAAGGACATCATCTGAGTTTTACTTGAATGTCCATGCCCGGAAAGATCTTGATCTTATTTCTTAGATATGTGACACACCGTACAACTATATCCGATTGCTGTTACATAAGGCTACCATCAACTAAATGTGTCCGATTTAGACTGTGGCCAAATCATTCAAAGTAAATTTGCAGAATGTTCTGTAAAATACTTTGCTAACTTGCTTTGTTTTGTGGCAATGCACGCATTCCATTTTTTATATAGCAGAAAAGCCGAGTAAAGGCTGGTCACGGACATTCAAATGTGAGTTTTTATCCTTGCCCCTCGCATCGGGAGACTCTTTTAATCACACGGATAATGAAAACACAACTTCATTATTGTATTCAGATGAATAATGGTCAAAACAGATGACATGCCTTACTTTTTTACCTGTACATTTTCCAGACACAAATATACATTATctgtaaacaacaacaacaacaaaaaaacgaacACCACAACAGTCTTCCACAATAAATTATGAAATTATAAAAAGCATCATacactactaaaaaaaaaaaaaaaagttagggcTAGTAGGCTTTTATTTGggatttcaggatgaacctagaACGCAGTGTAacttttacaacttaaattgaCCTTCTGTAAACTTTGGACAGCACGTATTGACTGAGTATTGACTCATTGATATATTCATTGGTGTGAATTTTATTATCGAGAGAAGCCTCTAAAGGTGCTTTCGAGAAAACATTAAAGATGCTTTATACTTGACTAAATTTACtgtcattttagttgactaaaatgtgaaatgtagTCGACTTAAACTACCATATTTTGTGGACTATaagttacactttttttcatacttACAGAATAGTCAGTAAGATGTGCTGCGTTTAAGTTAAAAGTGGGATGGTGGGTGGAGgccgcaataattcattgaCGCTGACAAATTAAATGACACAGAGCATAGCAggaatactttctaatacgctTCTGCCTGGGAaactatgtgtctgtaagtaatgtgcgaTTATAATTATATGCTATCTACGTGGAAGGAGATGTTGTAGCAGTGTTGCTTAATTAGGCCAGTAATTgtgtctagcttggagactgtagctgctgcgtcagccactgactaactaaatacacacgtataTGGTTTTCAGTAAATTTTAATTCTttgcaaatgcaaaaataaatttttaGTGTTAAAATGGGGCTGTTTGAGAAATTTCTACACACCGGGACGTGTCCAGGCGTCATGTCGCATATTAAAAGTGTATTCTGACGTTATTTAAACGTGTTTATTGTATCCATACACttaaaaataacttattttagATTCTGTAGCTCAcagttggtgtaaacattgcccctcGCCATGGCTGCCTTCCTCTTGTGAATTAAAGTTGTTAGGAGTGGCGTCATGGCTCCTACAAAAAAGCTCACTctgttaaaattaaaattggcTTAGGTAAGGACAAATTAAGTTCACTTGTAAAGGTTACAGtgcattttccatccatcccgAAAGCCAAATATCCCAAACTTTTAGTGAGCAGGGTGTGTCTGCCTGAGTAGAAAAACAAATTCAACCAACTTGTTAAGTGCTAGTTCATGATCATTTAGTGTCCTCCTCAACATTTCAACGCACGATGAATTCACATACAACAGCAAATTGCACATGTCAATATGATCAAAAGGGACAACTCGGAAAGCAAAGTAGAGATTTGCTTTGCTTATTGCAGCTACGTCTCTTCTTCcatctctactggtcaacagcACAATGTCAACTTAAAGTCGCATCCTTAGCACATTGCATAGTGTCCCTGTGCAAGTTCATCTAATGGTACTTTGTCCCACTGGAATACAGCCCTTTTCACCAATCTGAAACACCGCCTTTCTTTCCTTTGTTAAGTATTTAGGTATCTTGGTCCAGGGGTTTTAGTATGCTAGcattttttaatcttttatgTTATGATACATCACTATACTATATCCTAACTGAACTGAAATGAAACTCAACATGGGTTTTGTGTCTACATCACCAACTGACATTCACATCGAAATTGAGGGTAGGACAAAATCTTAACAGTTTGTCTGCTGTGGTGGGTTGCAAAGTTGTTCACAGTGTTTACTACCTTaaggtctgttttttttaatctgctcTTTAAATAGCTTCCATTTTCCATGTACGACAtgcattatgttttattttatacgGGTGGTCTTCGAGTTAcgaacgagttccgttcctagactgtgatttAACATGAACGtgtacctaaattaactcctaggTCACTCACAAtgtacacacaacacataaaatacagtaactaaaaagataaaatacattaattaaataaaaaattataataataaaagagaTCAGCTCCATACTTGTAtcactgtggttgtcttgcaggtCTTTCAACCTTCTTAAAAcattgtcccaggctagtctggaaggataacctcttcttcacctccaagatctCCAGGTAACAGCGcatggaatccatgacccctctagcactcattagcattcaataatctttatccttaatgttggtcacacagttgGGACCAAAGGAGTAGCCAATATTGGAGGGTGTGTCTCCTCTCTCAGAGTCTATTGTGAtgcctttccttttctttggcgcactaccgcttgggagacataatgagagTCCAAAAACGTAATTAACAAACAATTCTATTCGTACTCAGTGTGGCTGCGCAGGCATGCACTGTATTCTTcacacactgcattcttgtGCTGCGCCTGCCACATATTCTACTCGTGTATAACCAGTTCTCGAGCGAGTCTTGTGTTTACGaattaaaattatgttttaaattaatttatgggaggcGTTCGTAACCAGGACGTCAAacataaaccgaggaccacccgTATATCTACAGCACGTTGTGACAAAAACATACACAGGCCTATAATGTACTTACAGTGTGCACACATTTTCTCACAGCAGGTGAAGCATCTTATCTTATTTTGTTTCAAAGCTTCATATGCAGATGGTTTCTCTTGTATGTTTCAACTTGATTCAAAAGGTGTCAAGTTGTGATATGTTGCGTCAGCGCGACAGTAAAAGGAGACGCTTCTGCATCACGAATGATGCTTTGAGCTCCGGTTGTTTCCTTTATCCAACTGGAGAGCACTCCCAGAGGACGTTGTTTGAGCGGCGCGGCGTCCGGCCCCGCTTGAGGCCTCCGCTTTTCCCGCCGAGCTCCCTCGTTTCTCCTCACTTGACTTATAGGTGTCTTTGAGCTTGGAACCGTCTTGCGACCCCGCTTTCATCGGCCCAAGCACCGTTTTGGCAACGCTTGTGAGCTGGGTGACAAAGCTGGCTCTCTCTCCGGGGGACATGGTGCGTGGCTTGCTCGAACAAGGTGAAGATGCATTGGAGGAGGGGGACATGGGGTTTTCTTCCAGGACCTCCAGGTGCGCCCTCTCCTCCTTCACTCCGCGGTAGCTCTTTGACAGCCTCTCTATTTTAGAGCTGGCAACTGGTGCATTTGTTGCTGTATGTATTTCAACTGGGGTTGGAATTGGTGGAGCAGGACCTTTAACTTTTGCCGTCTCGGCTTTCTTATCGCCGCCTCCTTTCTCAACTGCCTCTGTGCCTTTACGAGGTTTGGATGGCTCTGTTGTTGATCTCGTAGCTGCTATGTATTTGGATTTGTCCTCAGCTTTACTTGAAGAAGCGTTTTCCTGCTGCTTCCTGTCATGTAGCTGCACACTCTTTGTAGTAGAGACCTTCTCACAAGGCTTACTCTTAGAGACAGAAGCCTCAGATGTTGGAGTGGTTGCAATTAGAGGTTTAACGCCATGTTTGGGCTTGGTCTCGGTGGTGGAGACGGATACATCTGGAGTCCCTTTTGCGGCTGCAGTACTCTGTAGAACCAGAGACGCTGTTTTACTTGGCGTTTTAGTCTCAGTAGTGGACCCAGTGAGATCAGATGCTGTGGTTTGTGTGTCTTTCTCTGTTACTGGTACTATTGTGTCACGGCTGAGTGGTGATTCCTGCCTTCCCAGCCTTCTAACGGGCTTCAAAGCACTCGTCTCCCCTCCCAGCGGAGGTGAaggggaggacgaggacgaAGGAGATGGTGGAGCAGGTCCATTCTCCCCCTCCATCTCAAGTAGACTTTGTAGGCTATGCTCACAGTGGAAAGATTCTCTTCTGTAGTCCCCATGCGTCACCTCCAGGCTGTGTTTGCGCAGGCACACCCCACCCGTCAGAGGAGAGGGTGATGAggacgatgaggaggaggagggaagaaCAGGCGCGCCAAGCTTCTCTGCGGACTGCACACGCTGCAGCAGGGGGGACCTGGGCGGCTCGGCACTCTTGGGACGAGGACGGGCAACCGGAGGCGACGAGTGCAGCTTGACGGGAAATGTCTGTGTGGTGTTGGAGCTGCCGACCGTGTGGCCACTCAGAGGCGGCGGGGAAGAGGTAGTGGGGGAGGGGGTGTGGGCTAAAGGTGACAAGGGGATGTTGCCGGCAGATTTGCAGCGAGCAGAGCGGTACTGGCGGTGTAGCTTAGGAGACAAGCCGTGCAGCGAGCTGGGCCTCATGTGGTGGGATGTGGCCGGGGAGTTGGGGGTGCTCGATGCTGGGGAGCTGCTCTGGGAGGAAGTgcctggaggaaaaaaaaaagttttatcaAAAGTTTTATCTTTGAGGTGGCTTGCACAACATTGTCTTTTGAGGTATCGTGTGATTTTTCTTATGGATAGTCCACTTCCACCTTGTCTGGGAGGGTGTCAGTGATCAAGCAGTATTGTTTGACCTAATTCGAGGTCTGTGCtctattgtgtatttttgtatgtggctgctgtttatgtatttatgttgtTGTCAATTCTCCAATCCCAGCGATGTACACAAACTGTTAGAGTCAAACAGAGAGCCGAGCAATAAAGAATGTTAACGGTTTTTCGTACTGACCCAAGTATGGGGATTCCAGAGTTGAACGGTAACTCTGTGTGGGTGAGTGGGCACAGAAGCTATGGGTGGGGGATCCTGGTAGACTGTCTCCAGATGATAGCGAGCGATTTAAGGAGGAGAGGCTCCGACTGGTGTGCAGCAAATTGGACTGCTTGGTGATTTTCCTGAACAGGGAGCTGCGCTTCTTACTGAAAGACAATTAAATACATGACAGAGGCAAATGAAGACAAGCTAAAAAGCTGCCTTAACTTACTCTTGCCCCTC
This genomic interval from Dunckerocampus dactyliophorus isolate RoL2022-P2 chromosome 18, RoL_Ddac_1.1, whole genome shotgun sequence contains the following:
- the LOC129170772 gene encoding cysteine protease atg4da-like produces the protein MNQRASSTCSEFPSPADEFMDDWLVVSSTSAGSQSPEGSREETEERSKLTSKLVSAWNSVKYGWSLKQKSTFRKTSPVIMLGNSYNLNDKGQSERFHHSFASLLWLTYRRGFPQLPGCSLTTDSGWGCLLRTGQMLLARGLLLHLMPQGLTSSVSHHVFKDDMDLPEIRPETTGVCIQNSKGLSKRGRTLSLGSLLDRRMESTHRRVVSWFADHPSAPFGIHQLVELGKTLGKKAGDWYGPSIVAHILRKASEASTLPPNLVVYVAQDCTIYKEDVKALCGPPSGIPAETIAPWKSVILLVPVRLGGQDLNPAYIACVKKLLKLQCCIGIFGGKPKHSLFFVGFQDDHLLYLDPHYCQPTVDITKDNFPLESFHCNYPRKMPFSRMDPSCTIGFYAKGQKDFEMLCIVVDEAVSTAAEMYPMFIFSEGHSQEEGESNTPTNNLTYIKRKNERRRVNTCNSMDEFVLL